The proteins below are encoded in one region of Triticum aestivum cultivar Chinese Spring chromosome 1B, IWGSC CS RefSeq v2.1, whole genome shotgun sequence:
- the LOC123111798 gene encoding F-box protein At5g25290 encodes MGTCSLVRMMSLLQLDLRMLRMLLALSPPPSSHWKFRKHPPLMLMETETVVEILPETPLMETETVVETLLELPLDVLMDIFSLLELPDLIRASFVCSFWRSAYSSLHNQLGQYKRPQTPCLLYASEADGENGACLYSLAEKRVYKLTLPDPPIRSRHLIGSSYGWLVTADEKSELHLLNPITGQQIVLPSVITIEQVEPILDSAGAVNNYKMWDLEQDDDPNEFPDCLCIRAFVFPDPPTGSYIVVLIHNPERYLSFARVGDYKWTSLPGENYEQCIHMDGLLYAFTETGGVYTFDLTGPTITRNIIAEEMENYISATDGHMYVVQAPWGDMLQVCRDTECTEGFTKTKKMMLYKTDMAAKELVEMHGLHDHVLFLGRSQLQCLSAEEYPQLKTNCVYFTDDMTYISKYKNDDRDIGILNLENGSREEIVPQLWCNWPNPIWITPNLMRMNM; translated from the coding sequence ATGGGGACGTGTAGCTTAGTGCGGATGATGAGCTTACTGCAGCTAGACTTGAGAATGTTGCGTATGCTGCTGGCCCTTTCTCCCCCTCCCAGTTCACACTGGAAATTCAGAAAACACCCGCCATTGATGCTGATGGAGACCGAGACCGTGGTGGAAATATTGCCGGAGACGCCGCTGATGGAGACCGAGACTGTGGTTGAAACACTGCTGGAGCTGCCGTTGGATGTATTGATGGATATCTTTTCCCTCCTGGAGCTTCCTGACCTCATTCGTGCGAGCTTTGTGTGCTCCTTCTGGCGCTCTGCTTATAGTAGTCTACATAACCAGCTTGGGCAATATAAGCGGCCCCAGACACCTTGCCTCCTCTACGCCTCCGAAGCTGATGGTGAGAACGGAGCTTGTCTCTACAGTCTTGCAGAAAAGAGGGTCTACAAGCTAACTCTTCCGGATCCACCTATCCGTAGTAGGCATCTCATTGGGTCCTCCTATGGCTGGTTAGTTACTGCTGATGAGAAGTCTGAGCTTCACCTTCTCAATCCGATCACTGGTCAACAGATTGTCCTCCCCTCGGTGATCACCATTGAGCAAGTAGAGCCGATCTTAGACAGTGCCGGTGCAGTTAATAATTATAAGATGTGGGATTTAGAGCAGGACGATGATCCTAATGAGTTTCCTGACTGCCTCTGCATCAGGGCTTTTGTGTTTCCTGATCCACCCACGGGAAGCTACATTGTGGTTCTCATCCACAATCCAGAGCGATATCTTTCGTTTGCAAGGGTAGGTGATTATAAGTGGACCTCCCTGCCAGGTGAGAACTATGAACAATGCATCCACATGGATGGTCTATTGTATGCATTCACAGAAACCGGAGGAGTCTATACTTTTGATCTGACCGGTCCTACCATCACAAGGAATATCATTGCAGAGGAGATGGAGAATTACATTAGTGCGACTGATGGGCACATGTACGTTGTTCAGGCTCCATGGGGTGATATGTTGCAAGTTTGCAGAGACACTGAATGCACAGAGGGGTTCACAAAGACTAAGAAAATGATGTTATATAAAACTGATATGGCAGCAAAAGAGCTTGTGGAAATGCATGGCTTGCATGATCATGTGTTGTTTCTTGGGCGTAGTCAGTTGCAATGCCTCAGTGCTGAGGAATACCCGCAACTGAAGACAAATTGTGTTTATTTCACAGACGACATGACATATATTTCGAAGTATAAGAATGATGACCGGGATATAGGTATTCTCAACTTGGAAAATGGCAGCAGGGAAGAAATTGTACCTCAGCTTTGGTGCAACTGGCCAAATCCCATATGGATAACACCAAATCTCATGAGGATGAATATGTGA